A region of the Chryseobacterium cucumeris genome:
CAGCAATGGGAAAGAGCTGCTGGATGAGCTTGTAACCCTGGAAGAACTGCCCGATATAATCCTGATGGATCTCAATATGCCTGAAATTAACGGAGTAGAGGCAACCAAACAAATCCATATCAAATATCCCCAGATTAAAATTATTGCCTTAACGAGCTATAACACGAAAGCATTTATTGTCAATATGATACAGTCCGGGGCTTGTTCCTTTCTTAAAAAAAACTCAAGCCCTGCAGAATTGCTCACGGCAATCCGGGAAGTGCACAGCAAAGGTTTCTTTTATAACAATGAGGTAATGGAAGCTTTACATCAAAACCTTACAGAACCTAAGAAAAAGGTTTCCAGTATTTTTGATGCCAATCATATTTCCAAAAGAGAAAAAGA
Encoded here:
- a CDS encoding response regulator transcription factor produces the protein MEKDIIRVIIVDDEALFRQGISLLIQREKDIELVSDFSNGKELLDELVTLEELPDIILMDLNMPEINGVEATKQIHIKYPQIKIIALTSYNTKAFIVNMIQSGACSFLKKNSSPAELLTAIREVHSKGFFYNNEVMEALHQNLTEPKKKVSSIFDANHISKREKEVLELICKQYNTSEIADQLFISSRTVEGHRNSLLLKTGAKNTAGLVVYAIESKIADMNYLKDRFE